The proteins below come from a single Gammaproteobacteria bacterium genomic window:
- a CDS encoding carbon-nitrogen hydrolase, with product MTNSKTLTVGLVQQRCSADRDANLARSINGIKEAASKGAGLVLLQELHTGPYFCQTEDPEVFDLAETIPGPSTDTLAAVAKDLGIVLVTSLFERRAAGIYHNTAVVLEKDGSIAGKYRKMHIPDDPGYYEKFYFTPGDLGFEPIDTSVGRLGVLVCWDQWYPEAARLMALAGAELLLYPTAIGWVEEDPVDDHARQRDAWITSQRGHAVANGLPVLSCNRVGKELDPSGHTSGIEFWGSSFVAGPQGEFLAEASIEEEEVLVVDIDLARSENVRRIWPFLRDRRIEAYGDLLKRYRD from the coding sequence ATGACGAATTCGAAGACACTGACGGTCGGGCTGGTTCAACAGCGCTGCTCTGCCGATCGCGACGCCAACCTGGCCCGCAGCATCAACGGGATCAAGGAAGCAGCGAGCAAGGGCGCAGGCCTGGTCCTCCTGCAGGAACTGCATACCGGACCCTATTTCTGCCAGACGGAAGATCCGGAGGTGTTCGACCTCGCAGAGACCATTCCGGGCCCGTCGACCGACACCCTGGCCGCAGTGGCAAAGGATCTCGGTATCGTGCTGGTTACCTCGCTGTTCGAGCGGCGCGCAGCCGGCATCTACCACAATACCGCCGTGGTCCTGGAGAAGGACGGCAGCATTGCCGGCAAGTACCGCAAGATGCACATCCCCGACGATCCCGGGTATTACGAAAAGTTCTACTTCACTCCGGGCGACCTCGGCTTCGAACCCATCGACACCTCCGTGGGCAGGCTCGGCGTACTGGTCTGCTGGGACCAGTGGTATCCGGAAGCCGCTCGCCTGATGGCCCTGGCCGGGGCCGAACTGCTGCTCTACCCGACAGCCATTGGCTGGGTGGAGGAAGACCCGGTCGACGACCATGCGCGCCAGCGCGATGCCTGGATCACCAGCCAGCGCGGGCACGCCGTGGCCAACGGCCTGCCGGTACTGAGTTGCAATCGGGTCGGCAAGGAACTCGACCCCTCCGGCCACACCAGCGGGATCGAATTCTGGGGCTCGAGCTTCGTGGCAGGACCCCAGGGCGAATTCCTCGCCGAGGCGAGCATCGAGGAAGAAGAGGTGCTGGTGGTCGACATCGACCTGGCCCGCTCCGAGAACGTTCGCCGCATCTGGCCCTTCCTGCGCGACCGGCGGATCGAGGCCTATGGCGACCTGCTCAAGCGCTACCGCGACTGA
- a CDS encoding cytochrome c: MAKARLFKVLRWSGGGLLAMALLAVLLVYGLSQRVIATKYDVQGQDLALPTSPEALLLGEKIARTRGCVGCHRSDAGGRQFIDDWKLASVAAPNLTQLVHERSVAELDRSIRQGVRDDGRSVIIMPSAMYHQLADAEVAAVIAWLRTLPRIERDFGERSFGPLARLGFALGDFKTERMVIPEYPPLDASTSDPVGKGKYLVHTTCTECHGADLGGKNRPRAPDLVVAAAYSPDNFSTLLREGLAQGGKELKLMKTVALTRFAYFDDEEIAAIHAYLSSPEFLATRQ, from the coding sequence ATGGCGAAAGCACGGCTCTTCAAGGTCCTGCGCTGGTCGGGCGGCGGGCTGCTCGCAATGGCTCTGCTTGCGGTGCTGCTTGTCTACGGACTGTCCCAGCGGGTCATTGCCACGAAGTACGACGTGCAGGGGCAGGACCTGGCCTTGCCGACCTCTCCGGAGGCCTTGCTGCTGGGCGAGAAAATTGCCAGGACCCGCGGTTGTGTCGGTTGCCACCGTTCCGACGCAGGTGGCCGCCAGTTCATCGATGACTGGAAGCTGGCGAGCGTGGCTGCGCCGAACCTGACGCAACTGGTCCACGAGCGCAGTGTCGCCGAGCTGGATCGGAGCATACGGCAGGGCGTGCGCGACGATGGGCGCAGCGTCATCATCATGCCGTCTGCCATGTATCACCAGCTGGCAGATGCGGAAGTGGCAGCGGTCATTGCCTGGTTGCGAACATTGCCGCGCATCGAACGTGACTTCGGCGAGCGTTCCTTCGGTCCGCTGGCCCGGCTCGGCTTCGCACTGGGAGATTTCAAGACCGAGCGCATGGTGATACCGGAATACCCGCCACTCGATGCCTCGACCTCCGATCCGGTCGGGAAGGGGAAGTACCTTGTCCACACGACCTGCACCGAGTGTCACGGTGCTGATCTCGGTGGGAAGAATCGTCCACGCGCGCCGGATCTCGTGGTTGCGGCAGCCTACTCACCCGACAACTTCTCGACCCTGTTGCGCGAGGGGCTCGCGCAGGGTGGCAAGGAGCTGAAATTGATGAAGACGGTTGCCTTGACGCGCTTTGCCTACTTCGATGACGAGGAGATTGCCGCCATCCACGCTTACTTGAGTTCGCCTGAATTCCTGGCGACCCGCCAGTGA